In Candidatus Methanomethylophilus alvi Mx1201, a genomic segment contains:
- a CDS encoding MFS transporter, with protein sequence MSYNIAGEGGFRPNSLSKGALLLASMLILMGAAAVAPSLNGIEEEFGAGKFLTSMIITLPALSVALFGFPMGSFADRIGMARTFMLSLALFSVFGVAGYFADSIWFLLATRFVIGIGIAGISTSTTALIGMYYSGEERKRVIGMQSAFMGVGCVCLEIAGGILADIAWNVPFLIYAIGVPILLLASYGIRDVRPRSFDDGGMERQEMPHRRSVMALCYVAIFVAMFVMFTIPVNMSDYLTRMDVSMTLCGIVLAIMGTAQAVVSSLYARSKRRMGIASVFLLGFLLQAVSLCLLHLENFPVTCIAIMLCGMAMGIMVPTIVSTLSMASPAGSEGKVMGIYSMVMNLGSFCSALVVDALIESLDFADAFLYVGIAAAVFAVAAALFGSRMNKKAV encoded by the coding sequence TTGTCTTATAACATTGCGGGAGAAGGCGGGTTCAGGCCCAACAGTCTGTCCAAAGGCGCCCTTCTCCTAGCTTCCATGCTGATCCTCATGGGTGCCGCGGCGGTAGCTCCGTCCCTTAACGGCATCGAAGAGGAGTTCGGTGCGGGGAAGTTCCTTACTTCCATGATCATCACGCTTCCGGCATTGTCGGTCGCGTTGTTCGGGTTCCCCATGGGTTCCTTTGCCGACAGGATAGGTATGGCGAGGACGTTCATGCTCTCGCTGGCCCTGTTCTCCGTGTTCGGCGTGGCCGGTTATTTCGCCGATTCCATATGGTTCCTTCTCGCTACCAGGTTCGTCATAGGTATCGGTATCGCCGGCATATCCACATCCACCACCGCATTGATAGGGATGTACTATTCGGGCGAGGAGAGGAAGAGGGTCATAGGGATGCAGTCGGCCTTCATGGGGGTCGGATGCGTATGCCTCGAGATAGCCGGAGGGATCCTGGCCGATATCGCATGGAACGTTCCGTTCCTCATCTATGCCATAGGTGTCCCCATACTCCTGCTGGCGTCCTATGGTATCAGGGACGTAAGACCCAGATCGTTCGATGATGGGGGTATGGAGCGGCAGGAGATGCCCCATAGGAGGTCCGTGATGGCCCTTTGCTACGTTGCGATCTTCGTCGCCATGTTCGTGATGTTCACGATACCGGTGAACATGTCGGATTATCTGACGAGGATGGATGTCAGCATGACTCTTTGCGGGATCGTCCTTGCGATAATGGGTACGGCCCAGGCGGTGGTCTCCTCCCTATATGCCAGATCCAAGAGGAGGATGGGTATCGCTTCGGTCTTCCTGCTCGGATTCCTTCTTCAAGCGGTCAGTCTGTGCCTGCTCCATCTGGAGAATTTCCCGGTGACCTGCATAGCCATAATGCTCTGCGGTATGGCGATGGGTATAATGGTACCCACGATAGTGTCGACCCTTTCGATGGCATCCCCGGCGGGTTCCGAGGGGAAGGTGATGGGGATATACTCCATGGTGATGAATCTGGGATCCTTTTGCTCCGCATTGGTGGTGGACGCCCTCATCGAGTCACTGGATTTTGCGGATGCGTTCCTTTACGTAGGCATCGCAGCCGCGGTATTCGCGGTCGCGGCGGCCTTGTTCGGTTCCCGCATGAATAAAAAAGCAGTCTGA
- the eif1A gene encoding translation initiation factor eIF-1A: MVDGPFESTEEDVTRVRLPNIKEGEMFGIADQLLGASKIKVMCEDGQSRVGRIPGKIKKRMWIREGDLLIVAVWDFEPSKCDVRFRYTKTQAVNLSKRNKIPKNLDIF; encoded by the coding sequence ATGGTAGATGGACCCTTTGAAAGCACGGAAGAGGACGTAACACGCGTACGTCTGCCCAATATCAAGGAAGGGGAGATGTTCGGCATCGCCGACCAGCTCCTCGGAGCGAGCAAGATTAAGGTCATGTGCGAGGACGGACAGTCCCGTGTCGGACGCATCCCCGGCAAGATCAAGAAGAGGATGTGGATAAGAGAGGGCGACCTCCTCATAGTGGCCGTTTGGGACTTCGAACCGTCGAAATGCGACGTAAGGTTCAGGTACACCAAGACCCAGGCCGTCAACCTCAGCAAGAGGAACAAGATCCCGAAGAACCTCGACATCTTCTGA
- a CDS encoding tRNA pseudouridine(54/55) synthase Pus10, giving the protein MEEWISGILDKGKGLAQMGLCDHCLGRMFAKLGENLTDERRGQMIRAALADNGEVFEKDDICPLCEDVFDMVPRFAEAVADKVNTVESDNFLVGCRIDPEQTKREKEMIEEYGLKETAEPLKTELNREIGKVALPMINRAVNFKEPQVVACIDTRFADVTLDCSPIFIAGRYNKLSREIPQTRWPCRICHGKGCPRCHGTGKMYMTSVQEIIGDIALEMADGQEQFFHGMGREDIDACMLGTGRPFVLEISQPRIRDIDLDELEARANESILAQYHGLHFVPRSAVAMYKESDPDKTYRAKVVCEGRIDPDKVKETASKFVDVCLDQRTPQRVEHRRADLVRKRTVYWIKAENITEDSFDLVLKTQSGTYIKEFVSGDEGRTQPNFSETYGAQCKVDLLDVQEIDFRDD; this is encoded by the coding sequence ATGGAAGAATGGATATCCGGCATTCTGGACAAAGGCAAGGGTCTGGCACAGATGGGATTGTGCGACCACTGCCTCGGCAGGATGTTCGCCAAACTGGGCGAGAACCTGACCGACGAACGCCGCGGACAGATGATCAGGGCGGCTCTCGCCGATAACGGCGAGGTCTTCGAGAAGGACGATATATGCCCCCTCTGCGAGGATGTTTTCGACATGGTGCCCCGCTTCGCCGAGGCCGTGGCCGACAAGGTCAACACGGTGGAATCCGACAACTTCCTGGTCGGATGCAGGATCGACCCCGAGCAGACGAAGAGGGAGAAGGAGATGATCGAGGAATACGGCCTCAAAGAGACGGCCGAACCCCTCAAGACGGAACTCAACAGGGAGATAGGCAAGGTGGCCCTCCCCATGATCAACCGTGCCGTCAACTTCAAGGAACCCCAGGTCGTCGCATGCATCGACACCCGCTTCGCCGACGTCACCCTCGACTGCTCGCCCATATTCATCGCAGGACGCTACAACAAACTCAGCAGGGAGATCCCGCAGACCAGATGGCCCTGCCGCATATGCCACGGGAAAGGATGTCCCAGATGCCATGGGACGGGCAAGATGTACATGACCTCCGTACAGGAGATCATAGGGGACATAGCCCTGGAGATGGCCGACGGACAGGAACAGTTCTTCCACGGCATGGGCAGGGAGGACATAGACGCCTGCATGTTGGGAACCGGACGCCCGTTCGTCCTGGAGATCAGCCAGCCGCGCATAAGGGATATCGACCTCGACGAACTGGAAGCGAGGGCCAACGAGAGCATACTGGCACAATATCACGGCCTCCATTTCGTACCCCGCTCGGCAGTCGCCATGTACAAGGAATCCGACCCGGACAAGACGTATCGCGCCAAGGTGGTGTGCGAGGGGAGGATAGATCCGGACAAGGTCAAGGAAACGGCCTCGAAGTTCGTAGACGTATGTCTCGACCAACGCACCCCGCAGCGCGTCGAACATCGCAGAGCCGACCTCGTAAGGAAGAGGACGGTGTATTGGATCAAGGCCGAGAACATAACGGAAGACAGCTTCGACCTCGTGCTGAAGACCCAGTCGGGGACATACATCAAGGAATTCGTCTCCGGGGACGAAGGAAGGACCCAGCCCAACTTCTCCGAAACATACGGCGCACAGTGCAAGGTAGACCTTCTGGATGTCCAAGAGATAGACTTCAGGGACGACTGA
- the rsmA gene encoding 16S rRNA (adenine(1518)-N(6)/adenine(1519)-N(6))-dimethyltransferase RsmA codes for MSETGRLIAETGIRPSKSKGQNFLTDGRVADRHIGYADICPGDRVLEVGPGLGILTQRLVEIADDLTCIELDDVLAEYIGKTYGDRLKLIHGDAVKIPFPPFDRFVSNLPYSVSTPIIFKLLEYPFKKAVVMVQKEFAERMVADVGSPDYSRLTVNLFYKAECQILENVPRSRFNPQPKVDSCLVSIVPRPAPFTVKDEGTFFDVTRVCFDHRRKKIGTSLKSARMIDSSEDIPYADARIESLRPVEIGEIADAVWAKKSDKNSV; via the coding sequence ATGAGCGAGACAGGTCGGCTCATAGCCGAGACAGGGATAAGACCCAGCAAGAGCAAGGGCCAGAATTTTCTGACCGACGGACGTGTCGCCGACCGCCATATCGGATATGCAGACATATGTCCGGGAGACAGGGTCCTGGAAGTAGGACCTGGCCTCGGCATACTCACCCAGAGACTCGTGGAGATCGCGGACGACCTGACCTGCATAGAACTGGACGACGTCCTTGCAGAATACATCGGGAAGACCTACGGGGATCGTTTGAAACTCATCCATGGCGATGCGGTCAAGATCCCCTTCCCTCCGTTCGACAGGTTCGTCAGCAACCTTCCATACAGCGTCTCCACACCTATCATATTCAAGCTTCTGGAATATCCGTTCAAAAAGGCCGTCGTGATGGTACAGAAGGAGTTCGCAGAGAGGATGGTCGCCGACGTAGGCAGCCCCGATTACTCCCGCCTCACCGTCAACCTGTTCTACAAAGCGGAGTGCCAGATCCTCGAAAACGTACCGCGCAGCAGATTCAATCCCCAGCCCAAAGTGGATTCCTGCCTCGTATCGATAGTCCCTCGCCCGGCACCTTTCACCGTCAAGGACGAAGGGACGTTCTTCGACGTAACAAGGGTGTGTTTCGACCACAGGAGAAAGAAGATCGGTACATCCCTCAAAAGTGCCAGAATGATCGACTCTTCCGAGGACATACCATATGCGGACGCTAGGATCGAAAGTCTGAGACCTGTGGAGATCGGTGAGATCGCCGACGCCGTATGGGCCAAGAAGTCCGATAAAAACAGCGTTTGA
- a CDS encoding 50S ribosomal protein L21e — translation MQRSRGFRSKTRQLLKKKPRARGLSPITRGFQTFEEGEKVNIVIDPSIHKGMPHSRFHGLTGVVTGIRGTAYEVSVNVGGKTKIVVSRPEHLVKAVQ, via the coding sequence ATGCAGAGATCCAGAGGATTCAGATCCAAAACCCGCCAGCTTCTCAAGAAGAAGCCCAGGGCAAGGGGACTTTCCCCCATCACCAGGGGATTCCAGACTTTCGAAGAGGGAGAGAAGGTCAACATCGTCATCGACCCCTCCATCCACAAGGGAATGCCGCACTCCAGGTTCCACGGACTTACCGGTGTCGTCACCGGCATCAGGGGAACGGCATACGAGGTCAGCGTCAACGTCGGCGGAAAGACCAAGATCGTCGTCTCCCGCCCCGAGCACCTCGTAAAGGCAGTTCAGTAA
- a CDS encoding MATE family efflux transporter codes for MKKDDREMRRMLGEPKKAIRSLAAALSLSYLVIQLNIFVDTFWTSGLGDMDMTAVSMMSPIYWIITATGVGLGVGAASTISFRIGEGNMERAEKLAANSVVLGLLTSVFVSAAMMLLIDPIIDLMGADEVRDGSVAYVFPFIAMGSALILNGIISGLLRSEGAGRKSMIVLIVSATLNMALDPVLIYGLGMGVAGAGWATSVGALISTALGLYWYMSGRMNVALSFRGFRPDRGVMAEVMGIGGPRTAEALVTGTTNILQRIFIIAAGGTVAVMLYNVPFRYPTLAIVPAEAIGAAMIPVCSAALGQKDTAKMKLGMLYSAKLSIAITSAIALTVFVFADPLMGVFTTSESMASHKEELVWVLRMFCIFIPFDGLRKLGSCMLQVLRRSKLSTAAMLLWGVCKLTAYAAASLYSFEALIIACVGVYVFGGILMMGLSYHVSKKVDERHMPREPGC; via the coding sequence GTGAAGAAGGACGACAGGGAGATGAGGAGGATGCTCGGGGAGCCCAAAAAGGCCATACGCTCTCTGGCGGCGGCACTTTCCCTGTCATACCTCGTCATACAGCTGAACATCTTCGTGGATACGTTCTGGACCTCCGGTCTGGGCGATATGGACATGACCGCGGTCTCGATGATGTCCCCCATATATTGGATCATCACGGCCACAGGGGTCGGGTTGGGGGTGGGGGCCGCATCCACCATCTCGTTCCGCATAGGGGAGGGGAACATGGAGAGGGCGGAGAAGCTGGCGGCGAACTCCGTCGTGCTGGGTCTTCTGACGTCCGTGTTCGTATCGGCCGCCATGATGCTGCTCATAGATCCGATAATCGACCTCATGGGGGCGGATGAGGTCAGGGACGGTAGCGTCGCATACGTCTTCCCGTTCATAGCGATGGGTTCGGCACTGATACTGAACGGGATAATCAGCGGTCTCCTGAGGTCGGAAGGTGCCGGAAGGAAATCCATGATCGTCCTGATCGTGTCCGCGACCCTCAACATGGCCTTGGACCCGGTACTGATCTACGGACTCGGGATGGGGGTGGCGGGGGCAGGATGGGCCACCTCCGTCGGCGCACTGATATCCACGGCCCTGGGTCTTTACTGGTACATGTCGGGGAGGATGAACGTCGCCCTGTCTTTCAGAGGATTCCGTCCGGACCGCGGGGTGATGGCGGAGGTGATGGGGATCGGGGGTCCGAGGACCGCCGAAGCGCTCGTCACAGGCACCACCAACATCCTCCAGAGGATCTTCATAATCGCGGCCGGAGGGACGGTGGCGGTCATGCTCTACAACGTCCCGTTCAGGTATCCGACCCTTGCCATAGTCCCGGCCGAGGCCATAGGGGCCGCGATGATCCCCGTATGCTCCGCCGCACTCGGTCAAAAGGACACTGCCAAGATGAAGCTGGGTATGTTGTATTCCGCCAAACTGTCCATAGCGATCACGTCCGCCATCGCCCTGACCGTATTCGTCTTCGCCGACCCCCTGATGGGCGTCTTCACGACGTCGGAATCCATGGCCTCCCACAAGGAGGAGCTGGTCTGGGTCCTGCGCATGTTCTGCATATTCATCCCGTTCGACGGCCTCAGGAAACTCGGGTCCTGCATGCTGCAGGTCCTGAGGAGGTCCAAGCTCTCCACGGCGGCCATGCTCTTATGGGGAGTCTGCAAGCTGACGGCCTATGCCGCCGCCTCCCTCTACTCCTTCGAAGCCCTGATAATCGCATGCGTGGGAGTCTACGTATTCGGAGGGATCCTCATGATGGGACTTTCGTACCATGTATCCAAGAAGGTCGACGAAAGACACATGCCGAGAGAACCGGGATGCTGA
- a CDS encoding DUF655 domain-containing protein produces MEEYAYVLDYLPQGTGVSKFDKKEPVVYALGDNEFKLFELVAKTGAVINIGDRVYIGKDAAKRTAIDHVKRRIGYDDLSNMASSELEYSVEAIVKANETRFIRFYNEAGPVTIKKHLLEELPGLGKKTMMAILEERDKNGPFKGYEDLVTRVPAVKSPEKLIVARIVLEITDPSRKRYLFVLR; encoded by the coding sequence ATGGAAGAATACGCATACGTTCTAGATTATCTACCGCAGGGCACCGGCGTCAGCAAGTTCGATAAAAAAGAACCTGTCGTCTACGCCCTCGGAGACAACGAATTCAAGCTCTTCGAGCTTGTGGCGAAGACCGGTGCCGTCATCAACATCGGCGACCGCGTATACATCGGAAAGGATGCGGCCAAGAGAACCGCCATCGACCACGTGAAGAGAAGGATCGGATACGACGACCTCTCCAACATGGCGTCTTCCGAACTCGAATACTCCGTCGAGGCCATAGTCAAAGCCAATGAGACCCGCTTCATCAGGTTCTACAACGAAGCAGGACCCGTTACCATCAAGAAGCACCTCCTCGAGGAACTTCCCGGTCTCGGAAAGAAGACCATGATGGCCATTCTCGAGGAAAGAGACAAGAACGGACCGTTCAAAGGATATGAGGACCTCGTGACCAGAGTCCCTGCGGTCAAGAGCCCCGAGAAGCTGATAGTCGCCCGCATCGTACTGGAGATCACCGATCCCAGCAGGAAGCGCTACCTGTTCGTGCTCAGATGA
- a CDS encoding KH domain-containing protein — translation MRSIRIPGDRVGALVGKEGASKKLLEERTGIKIQVDKEGGVMIFDDAEGVEPINALKIMDVVKAIGRGFNPDKAMKILDDDDMYLETIDIKDAVGDRQSQVARTRGRIIGREGKTRKLIEDLADVYLCIYGNTVSIIGNSISLPIAKNAIEMLLHGSEHSTVYHYLESQRPKLRIAEMGFDL, via the coding sequence ATGAGATCCATCAGGATACCCGGCGACCGCGTAGGCGCTCTCGTGGGTAAGGAAGGAGCATCCAAGAAGCTTCTCGAAGAGCGGACGGGCATAAAGATACAGGTCGACAAGGAAGGAGGGGTCATGATCTTCGACGATGCCGAGGGCGTGGAGCCCATAAACGCCCTGAAGATCATGGATGTCGTGAAAGCCATCGGCAGAGGATTCAACCCCGACAAGGCCATGAAGATACTCGATGACGACGACATGTACCTCGAGACCATCGACATCAAGGATGCCGTCGGCGACAGACAGAGCCAGGTCGCCCGCACAAGGGGACGCATCATCGGAAGGGAGGGGAAGACCAGGAAACTCATAGAGGACCTGGCGGACGTCTATCTGTGCATATACGGCAACACCGTCTCCATCATAGGGAACTCCATAAGCCTCCCCATAGCCAAGAACGCCATCGAGATGCTTCTCCACGGAAGCGAACACTCGACCGTCTACCACTATCTCGAATCCCAGCGCCCCAAACTCAGGATCGCCGAGATGGGATTCGACCTCTGA
- a CDS encoding Rpb4 family DNA-directed RNA polymerase subunit: MAEVRDMLTAENEKRELLPMQKYALAQATDVCHITKEQADELIAKLLELDFVKDNPALAVKIADILPKYPVDVRAICSKERLVRPLDAEMIDQILDTVAPYL, encoded by the coding sequence TTGGCAGAAGTAAGGGACATGTTGACTGCGGAGAATGAGAAAAGGGAACTTCTCCCCATGCAGAAATATGCCCTCGCCCAGGCGACTGACGTCTGCCACATCACCAAGGAGCAGGCGGACGAGCTTATCGCCAAGCTCCTTGAGCTCGACTTTGTCAAGGACAACCCTGCATTGGCGGTAAAAATCGCCGATATCCTTCCTAAGTACCCTGTAGACGTACGTGCCATCTGCTCCAAGGAGAGGCTTGTACGTCCGCTCGATGCAGAGATGATCGATCAGATCCTCGACACCGTAGCACCCTACCTCTGA
- the purN gene encoding phosphoribosylglycinamide formyltransferase, translating into MLKLGWFSTGRGPGSRNLLKAVMDEKEKGGLDIEVPFVFCNWDNTEVPNSRKEQRQMFFDMVEGYGIPLVTESWKKFMPELRKEDEAAWGSEYGKVLREKTQGYGMQLGILAGYMLWMDDETCDAYDMLNLHPALPTGPKGTWQEVIWQLIGEDAEDQGVMMHICTKEHDRGDALTYCRFPIRGGDYDALWAQMYEKLKTKDLEQIRAEEGEDEPLFRRIREDGAKRELPLIVETIRLFADGKVCIRDKRLWRDGKKLDGPYDLSKEVDGAI; encoded by the coding sequence ATGCTAAAACTAGGCTGGTTCTCCACTGGAAGGGGTCCGGGCTCCAGGAACCTTCTGAAAGCAGTCATGGATGAGAAGGAGAAAGGAGGCCTCGACATCGAGGTACCCTTCGTCTTCTGTAACTGGGACAATACCGAGGTACCCAACTCCAGGAAGGAACAGAGACAGATGTTCTTCGACATGGTGGAGGGCTACGGCATACCCCTGGTCACCGAATCGTGGAAGAAGTTCATGCCGGAACTCAGGAAAGAGGACGAGGCGGCCTGGGGAAGCGAATACGGGAAGGTGCTCAGAGAGAAGACCCAGGGGTACGGCATGCAGCTGGGGATCCTCGCAGGATACATGCTGTGGATGGACGATGAGACCTGCGACGCCTACGACATGCTGAACCTGCACCCGGCCCTCCCGACAGGTCCGAAAGGCACATGGCAGGAGGTCATCTGGCAGCTCATCGGCGAAGATGCGGAGGACCAGGGGGTCATGATGCATATATGCACCAAGGAGCACGACAGGGGCGACGCCCTCACCTATTGCCGCTTCCCTATAAGGGGAGGGGACTACGACGCCCTGTGGGCGCAGATGTACGAGAAACTGAAGACCAAGGACCTTGAACAGATAAGGGCCGAGGAGGGGGAGGACGAGCCTCTCTTCCGCAGGATAAGGGAGGATGGGGCGAAGAGGGAGCTTCCCCTCATCGTCGAGACGATAAGGCTGTTCGCCGACGGGAAGGTCTGCATCAGGGACAAAAGGCTGTGGAGGGATGGGAAGAAACTCGACGGACCTTACGACCTCTCGAAAGAAGTGGATGGGGCGATCTGA
- a CDS encoding redox-regulated ATPase YchF, whose protein sequence is MQIGIVGKPNVGKSTMFGAATMAPVEIANYPFTTIEPNKGVGYVRYPCPCKELGVTCNPHNSLCINGTRMIPVDLLDVAGLVPDAWQGKGLGNKFLDDLRQADALINVVDVSGSTNIEGIPGKVGEFDPTEDVTFLRHEIDCWMREIIKDGLGKIARQAKMNGSKPETILAERLNGLKITEGQIKAALDKAPLPADPTAWDDESLLKLCGEIRKISKPMIIAMNKADIAPEKNLEAVSSLGDKAVPTMAETELALKKADKGGIVEYLPGEKTFKIKEGINMNEAQKKALEYMRENMEKYGGTGIQTCLEDAVYETLDYIPVFPVEDEGKLCDHFGRVLPDCHLVPRGSTARDLAYRIHTDLGDKFIRAVNCRTKRTVGADYVLEPGDIIRIVANK, encoded by the coding sequence ATGCAAATCGGCATCGTCGGAAAACCTAACGTCGGAAAATCTACGATGTTCGGTGCGGCCACCATGGCCCCCGTAGAAATCGCTAACTACCCTTTCACGACAATCGAACCCAACAAAGGAGTCGGATATGTGAGATATCCATGCCCCTGCAAAGAGCTTGGCGTCACGTGCAATCCCCACAACTCCCTATGCATAAACGGTACGAGGATGATCCCCGTCGACCTCCTCGACGTAGCAGGTCTGGTCCCCGACGCCTGGCAGGGCAAAGGTCTGGGAAACAAATTCTTGGATGACCTGAGGCAGGCGGATGCGTTGATCAACGTCGTGGACGTCAGCGGCAGCACGAATATCGAAGGGATCCCCGGAAAGGTCGGGGAATTCGATCCTACGGAAGACGTCACGTTCCTCAGACATGAAATCGACTGCTGGATGAGGGAGATCATCAAAGACGGTCTCGGAAAGATAGCCAGACAGGCGAAGATGAACGGCAGCAAGCCCGAGACGATCCTGGCCGAGAGACTTAACGGACTGAAGATAACGGAAGGGCAGATCAAGGCCGCTCTGGACAAGGCCCCTCTACCGGCAGACCCCACCGCCTGGGATGACGAGTCGCTCCTGAAACTCTGCGGAGAGATCAGAAAGATCTCCAAGCCCATGATCATCGCCATGAATAAGGCAGATATCGCACCGGAGAAGAACCTGGAGGCCGTATCATCCCTGGGAGACAAAGCCGTACCCACCATGGCCGAGACCGAGTTGGCCCTCAAGAAGGCCGACAAAGGAGGGATCGTAGAATACCTTCCCGGAGAAAAGACCTTCAAGATAAAAGAGGGCATCAACATGAACGAGGCCCAGAAGAAAGCCCTCGAATACATGCGCGAGAACATGGAGAAGTACGGAGGCACCGGCATACAGACATGCCTCGAGGATGCCGTATACGAGACCCTCGACTATATCCCCGTATTCCCCGTGGAAGACGAAGGGAAGCTGTGCGATCACTTCGGCCGCGTCCTCCCCGACTGTCATCTGGTTCCCAGAGGCAGCACGGCCAGGGACCTCGCGTACAGGATCCACACCGACCTGGGAGACAAGTTCATCAGAGCTGTGAACTGCAGGACGAAGCGCACCGTAGGGGCGGACTACGTCCTCGAACCCGGCGACATCATAAGGATAGTCGCCAATAAGTGA
- a CDS encoding serine protein kinase RIO, with protein MPAPSYEEQYAYLEKRIDALKTTRTGDEHQTEGEVFDRKTLMTIYDFMKRGLIDKVHYPISTGKEGNVFYATDEDGDPLALKIYRTSTSTFKKVAKYVEGDPRFKGTTGNRWKFIYAWAAKEFRNLQRYYDSELPVPEPIANSQNCLLMEYIGDETSPAPQLRSVELDDPTDTYDEVVSFIIDGWRDAHLVHGDLSEYNILMEDGEPVVIDVGQAMTADFFNAKELLDRDIANINRFFKNRGADVVDPEKIKEECFAPEDDDEEDEDYEDDDEEEDDEE; from the coding sequence ATGCCCGCACCTTCATACGAAGAGCAATACGCCTACCTCGAGAAGCGCATAGACGCCCTCAAGACGACCAGGACAGGCGACGAACACCAGACCGAGGGCGAGGTCTTCGACCGCAAGACCCTCATGACTATCTACGACTTCATGAAGAGAGGGCTCATAGACAAGGTCCACTACCCAATATCCACGGGAAAAGAGGGCAACGTCTTCTACGCCACCGACGAGGACGGAGACCCGCTGGCCCTCAAGATCTACAGGACGTCGACATCCACCTTCAAGAAGGTGGCCAAATATGTGGAGGGAGACCCCCGTTTCAAAGGCACCACCGGCAACAGATGGAAGTTCATCTACGCCTGGGCGGCCAAGGAGTTCAGGAATCTCCAGAGGTACTATGATTCGGAGCTTCCCGTACCGGAACCGATCGCCAACTCGCAGAACTGCCTTCTGATGGAGTACATCGGGGACGAGACCAGTCCGGCACCCCAGCTCAGAAGCGTGGAACTCGACGATCCCACCGACACCTACGACGAGGTCGTGTCTTTCATAATCGACGGATGGAGGGATGCCCATCTGGTCCACGGCGACCTGAGCGAATACAACATACTGATGGAGGACGGCGAACCGGTCGTCATCGACGTCGGACAGGCCATGACGGCGGACTTCTTCAATGCCAAGGAATTGCTCGACAGGGACATCGCCAACATCAACAGGTTCTTCAAGAACCGCGGGGCGGACGTCGTCGACCCCGAGAAGATCAAAGAAGAGTGCTTCGCACCCGAAGACGACGATGAAGAAGACGAAGATTACGAAGACGACGATGAAGAGGAGGATGACGAGGAATGA